From a single Camelus bactrianus isolate YW-2024 breed Bactrian camel chromosome 11, ASM4877302v1, whole genome shotgun sequence genomic region:
- the LOC141579029 gene encoding uncharacterized protein LOC141579029, which yields MTNMSYLERSEKRAGTAFPKRESRRREEGEARAWLKEPILRLRCLPSTWDGSVAGVQTELLGDMIMDELPPKNPPHRFGMAVDEDKMTGKDGPNPALTSNRTKPSHTSRNNPTRLRLNTEFSYNRARVGSETALGPRCLLQDHTPFIGVGKRNYSQSRCTKQHSPVVQAPLGRASGQWCSCLPAGERLGLPVSLQTEAVLCETWERLGRVNVSWSPSSGYN from the exons atgaccaACATGTCCTATTTGGAAAGGAGTGAAAAAAGGGCTGGTACTGCGTTTCCGAAGAGAGAAAGCAGACGCCGCGAGGAAGGAGAAGCCAGGGCGTGGCTGAAGGAGCCCATCCTTCGCCTGCGCTGTTTACCGTCCACTTGGGACGGGTCCGTGGCCGGCGTGCAGACAGAGCTACTGGGC GACATGATTATGGATGAGCTGCCTCCGAAGAACCCTCCCCACAGGTTCGGAATGGCTGTAGATGAGGATAAGATGACGGGTAAGGATGGACCCAACCCTGCTCTCACttcaaacagaacaaaaccttCACACACATCTCGGAATAACCCTACGAG ACTCCGCCTGAACACCGAGTTCAGCTACAACAGAGCAAGAGTGGGAAGTGAAACTGCTCTGGGCCCCCGCTGTCTTCTCCAGGACCACACTCCCTTCATCGGGGTTGGAAAGCGCAACTATTCACAGTCACGCTGTACTAAGCAGCACAGCCCTGTTGTCCAAGCTCCGCTGGGCCGCGCTAGTGGCCAGTGGTGCTCGTGTCTTCCTGCAGGTGAGAGACTAGGACTGCCCGTTTCCTTACAGACCGAAGCTGTGCTCTGTGAAACCTGGGAGAGGCTTGGCAGAGTTAATGTTAGCTGGTCCCCATCTTCTGGATATAATTAA